The following are encoded in a window of Lacinutrix sp. WUR7 genomic DNA:
- the lpxB gene encoding lipid-A-disaccharide synthase, producing the protein MKYYIIAGEASGDLHGSNLMKALQKEDVHAEFRFWGGDLMQSVGGTLVKHYKERAFMGFAEVLLNINSIFKAISLCKKDIAAYKPDVIIFIDNSGFNLRIAKWAKEQKFKTHYYISPQVWASRANRVEKIKKNVDAMYVILPFVEDFYKKYNYNVHFVGHPLIDAIANRTQVDEYTFRKEHQLNDKPIIALLPGSRKQEIKKMLSVMLSVVKDYPDYQFVIAGAPSQEYSFYQQFITTKNVTFISNKTYDLLSVSTAALVTSGTATLETALFKVPQVVCYKGSWLSYQIGKRIITLKFISLVNLIMNKEVVTELIQGEFNEKSLKKELDSILDPYQRTKYFLNYYELEKELGGKGASEKTAKLIYKAISPNT; encoded by the coding sequence ATGAAGTATTACATTATTGCAGGAGAAGCTTCGGGAGATTTACATGGCTCTAACTTAATGAAAGCATTACAAAAAGAAGATGTACATGCCGAATTTAGATTTTGGGGAGGAGACCTTATGCAAAGTGTTGGTGGTACTTTGGTAAAACATTACAAGGAAAGAGCTTTTATGGGTTTTGCAGAAGTGCTTTTAAATATAAACTCTATATTTAAAGCCATTTCATTATGTAAAAAAGACATTGCTGCCTATAAACCAGATGTTATTATTTTCATTGACAATTCTGGTTTTAATCTTCGTATTGCAAAATGGGCAAAAGAGCAAAAATTTAAAACCCATTATTATATTTCACCACAAGTTTGGGCATCTCGCGCTAATAGAGTGGAAAAAATTAAAAAAAATGTAGATGCCATGTATGTTATTCTTCCGTTTGTGGAAGATTTCTACAAGAAATACAATTACAATGTACATTTTGTTGGCCATCCTTTAATTGACGCTATTGCCAATAGAACGCAAGTAGATGAATACACCTTTAGAAAAGAACACCAACTTAACGATAAACCAATAATTGCATTACTTCCTGGAAGTAGAAAACAAGAAATTAAAAAAATGCTTTCGGTAATGCTTAGTGTTGTTAAGGACTATCCGGATTATCAATTTGTAATTGCAGGAGCTCCAAGTCAGGAGTATAGTTTCTATCAGCAGTTTATAACCACTAAAAACGTCACTTTTATTTCTAATAAAACCTACGATTTACTTAGTGTGTCCACCGCAGCTTTAGTTACATCTGGAACTGCAACACTAGAAACCGCACTATTTAAAGTACCACAAGTTGTTTGTTATAAAGGTAGCTGGCTATCCTACCAAATAGGAAAACGTATCATCACATTAAAGTTTATTTCTTTGGTGAACTTAATCATGAATAAAGAAGTGGTTACGGAGTTAATTCAAGGGGAATTCAACGAAAAAAGCTTAAAAAAAGAATTAGATAGCATTCTAGATCCATACCAAAGAACCAAATACTTTTTAAATTATTACGAACTAGAAAAAGAGCTTGGAGGAAAAGGTGCCAGTGAGAAAACTGCAAAACTTATTTATAAAGCTATATCACCAAATACTTAA
- a CDS encoding C40 family peptidase, producing the protein MKKIALILILFISFSACKSSKNKRVVTKKARTTKTVSKKKTPKKSNTKTATTKTVTTKSNADVASIIDYAKTFEGVKYKYGGTTKKGMDCSGLIYTSFKKEAITLPRTTHGLSTTGDWIDLKEVQEGDLIFFATKKNSRKVNHVGIVTTSRIGYVEFIHASTSRGVMISNLAERYWYLAYVQARRIL; encoded by the coding sequence ATGAAAAAAATTGCCCTAATTCTTATTCTTTTTATTTCCTTTTCCGCTTGTAAATCTAGTAAAAACAAACGTGTAGTTACCAAAAAAGCACGAACAACCAAAACAGTTTCTAAAAAAAAGACTCCAAAAAAATCAAATACTAAAACTGCTACAACAAAAACTGTTACTACAAAAAGTAATGCAGATGTAGCAAGTATTATAGATTATGCAAAAACTTTTGAAGGAGTAAAATACAAGTATGGAGGAACCACCAAAAAAGGGATGGATTGTTCTGGATTGATATATACTTCGTTTAAAAAAGAAGCCATTACACTTCCTAGAACTACACATGGTTTATCTACAACTGGCGATTGGATAGACTTAAAAGAAGTACAAGAAGGTGATTTGATTTTTTTTGCTACAAAAAAGAACAGCCGAAAAGTAAATCATGTTGGCATTGTAACTACTTCAAGAATTGGTTACGTAGAGTTTATTCATGCATCCACCAGCAGAGGTGTAATGATCTCCAATTTAGCAGAACGTTATTGGTATTTGGCTTATGTACAAGCCAGACGCATATTATAG
- a CDS encoding ComEC/Rec2 family competence protein → MKILNFTVIKLSACLIIGIVLAYYISIPVTDSLYSTLLLFLLLSISVFLSRKQFTKTIWFGVLACFTTISLGILSTNFHNQKNLKNHYSHWNSENKPITFRIKEILKPGNYNDKYVVDILKIDDKFVTGKALLNLRKDSLPKKPDIDAILITTKGFQEVTAALNPDQFDYKKYLEKQYIYHQIYASSSTLFRVSETIHTPIGYAGLLRNTINSKLKKHHFKADELSIINALILGQRQNISKHIYTNYVNAGAIHILAVSGLHVGILLLLLNTIFKPLERIKKGKILKMIIILILLWCYALIAGASASIIRAATMFSVVAIGMHLKRPSNIYNTLAISVFFILLFKPLFLFDVGFQLSYMAVLAIVSIQPILYKIWKPRFWVTDKLWQITTVTIAAQFGVLPISLFYFHQFPGLFWLSNIVVIPLIGIILASGIIVILLALLNALPQFLSDSFGSIISLMNTFFEWIASKEQFLFQGIPFHILYVVTSYLIIIAIVRIYVKRNYTTLVYLCLAILSLQIAIIYTKYENSKNAFIVFQKSRNTIIGVKGNKTLQVFHNLDSITNNKTIGTFAVANFTETIKEDTLRDLFLYRNHKILIVDSLGIYNLKSVQPDFVLLRNSPKINLERLIDSIQPKSIIADGSNYKSYVARWEDTCKKRKLPFHQTGKKGAFILE, encoded by the coding sequence ATGAAGATTCTAAATTTTACTGTAATAAAACTAAGCGCTTGTCTAATTATAGGCATCGTTTTAGCCTATTACATTAGCATACCTGTAACAGACTCTTTATATAGTACGCTTCTACTTTTCTTACTATTAAGCATTTCGGTATTCCTTTCTAGAAAACAGTTTACAAAAACCATTTGGTTCGGAGTTTTAGCCTGCTTCACTACAATTTCTTTAGGTATTCTAAGCACAAATTTTCACAATCAGAAAAATCTCAAGAATCATTATTCTCATTGGAATAGTGAAAACAAACCGATAACCTTTCGGATAAAAGAAATCTTAAAACCTGGTAATTATAATGATAAATATGTAGTAGACATTCTCAAAATAGATGACAAATTCGTTACTGGAAAGGCTTTATTAAACCTTAGGAAAGATAGTCTGCCTAAAAAGCCAGATATAGATGCCATTTTAATTACAACCAAAGGTTTTCAGGAAGTAACCGCTGCTCTGAATCCGGATCAATTCGATTATAAAAAGTATTTAGAGAAACAATATATCTATCATCAAATATATGCTAGTAGTTCTACTCTTTTCCGCGTAAGCGAAACCATACACACACCAATTGGTTATGCTGGTCTATTGCGAAATACTATAAACTCAAAGCTTAAAAAACATCATTTTAAAGCCGATGAGTTATCCATAATTAACGCATTAATTTTAGGACAACGACAAAACATAAGTAAGCATATTTACACTAATTATGTAAACGCTGGCGCTATTCATATTCTTGCTGTTTCTGGCTTACATGTTGGTATTTTGTTACTGTTATTAAACACCATTTTCAAACCTTTAGAACGCATTAAAAAAGGAAAAATCTTAAAAATGATTATTATTCTAATCCTTCTTTGGTGTTATGCGCTCATTGCGGGCGCATCTGCCTCTATTATTAGAGCGGCAACCATGTTTAGTGTTGTTGCTATTGGCATGCATTTAAAACGACCTAGTAACATTTATAACACCTTGGCTATTTCCGTTTTTTTCATCCTACTATTCAAGCCTTTGTTTCTGTTTGATGTGGGTTTTCAGTTAAGTTATATGGCGGTTTTAGCCATTGTTTCTATTCAGCCTATACTTTACAAAATTTGGAAACCAAGATTTTGGGTCACCGATAAACTTTGGCAAATTACTACCGTTACCATTGCAGCACAATTTGGTGTTTTACCCATTAGCTTGTTTTATTTTCATCAGTTTCCAGGACTGTTTTGGTTGTCTAATATTGTGGTGATTCCGTTGATAGGAATTATTCTTGCTAGTGGCATTATAGTAATTCTTTTGGCTTTATTGAATGCCTTACCACAATTTTTATCAGATAGTTTCGGAAGTATTATTAGCTTAATGAATACTTTTTTTGAATGGATTGCGAGTAAGGAACAATTCCTCTTTCAAGGCATCCCTTTTCATATCCTTTATGTGGTTACTTCGTATTTAATAATCATAGCAATAGTGAGGATATATGTAAAGAGAAACTATACTACTTTGGTGTATTTATGTCTTGCCATATTAAGTTTACAAATAGCCATTATTTATACTAAATATGAAAATAGCAAGAATGCTTTTATCGTCTTTCAGAAAAGCAGAAACACGATTATAGGTGTAAAAGGAAATAAAACGCTACAGGTTTTTCATAATTTAGATTCCATTACCAATAACAAAACCATAGGTACTTTTGCTGTTGCTAATTTTACGGAAACGATTAAAGAAGACACTTTACGAGATCTCTTTTTATACCGAAACCATAAAATCTTAATAGTGGACAGCCTTGGTATTTATAACCTAAAAAGTGTGCAACCGGATTTTGTTTTATTACGAAATTCGCCAAAGATAAATTTAGAAAGACTGATTGATTCTATACAACCAAAAAGCATTATTGCAGATGGTAGCAATTACAAATCGTATGTAGCACGTTGGGAAGATACTTGTAAAAAAAGAAAACTCCCATTTCACCAAACTGGTAAAAAGGGAGCTTTTATATTAGAATAA
- a CDS encoding thioredoxin fold domain-containing protein: MKNLALTLLLAVLTIGSITAQEIKWVSFEEALELQKKEPKKILMDMYTEWCGPCKMLDKNTFQNKEVAAYVNENFYAVKFNAEGNEVANYKGKEYTNPSYDPAKAKRRNSAHQLARFFQVNAYPTIVYLDEKAELIAPIKGYQTPVQIELYLKIFATDDYKELSTQDAFDAYYLAFKPEFKG, encoded by the coding sequence ATGAAAAATTTAGCACTTACACTTTTACTCGCAGTTTTAACCATTGGTTCTATTACTGCACAAGAAATTAAATGGGTTTCTTTTGAAGAAGCTTTAGAGCTTCAGAAGAAAGAACCTAAAAAAATCCTGATGGACATGTATACCGAGTGGTGTGGGCCATGTAAAATGTTGGATAAAAACACCTTTCAAAATAAGGAAGTTGCAGCGTATGTAAATGAAAATTTCTATGCGGTAAAGTTTAATGCCGAAGGTAATGAAGTTGCAAACTATAAAGGAAAAGAATATACCAATCCAAGTTATGATCCTGCTAAAGCGAAGAGACGTAATAGCGCGCATCAATTGGCTAGATTTTTTCAAGTAAATGCCTATCCTACTATTGTATACTTAGATGAAAAGGCTGAGTTGATTGCTCCTATAAAAGGATATCAAACGCCAGTTCAAATAGAATTGTACTTAAAAATATTTGCGACTGACGACTATAAAGAACTAAGTACGCAAGATGCATTTGATGCATATTATTTAGCATTTAAACCAGAATTTAAAGGATAA
- a CDS encoding peptide MFS transporter produces MNTDIENLFKDKVIGHPAGLFVLFFTEMWERFSFYGMRILLVLFLTAPLIGDNPGWEWPREHALALIGTYASLLYLTPIVGGWVADKITGYKWAVIIGCFVMMLGHASMVFETQFTLYLGLALLVIGTGFFKPNVTSMISEMYKGKESKKDGAYTIFYMGVNAGAFFGMMLCGYLAENIGWSWGFGLAGIFMFLGMLQFWLAKDLFGQIGEKPSKVYEVELPQNINEVSPTEHNPTEEKLNPFTGVDKVLIVLSALGGVLYLFNDPMSKVGNVNMLDFSIGGLDGSNVTILTALVLFLYLIITRISRYSKIIRDKIIAVSIFGIFTVFFFAAFEQSLGSMTIFARDYTDRVLVGSSAMIFKIVDLILTVGPLAIITWVLYLLFKKTYSKIPYSNIVLSLAFVALWGIVIWKVNREFSKDATEVGASWFGILNSFFIITLAPLFSKWWESKYNPSAAMKYGLGLILLGLGFGVLVMGTMGIEQGAQTASVSMFFLIFAYVFHTMGELCISPVGLSYLSKLVPGRMIGFMFGIWYLAIAIGQKAAGTMGGMIDKISEEHGLSTFFLIFTLVPIAVGLVSIVLNPILKRLMHNVK; encoded by the coding sequence ATGAATACAGATATAGAAAATCTATTTAAAGACAAAGTAATTGGACATCCAGCTGGATTGTTTGTATTGTTTTTTACGGAAATGTGGGAACGTTTTTCATTTTATGGAATGCGTATTCTTCTAGTGTTATTTTTAACAGCTCCTTTAATAGGTGATAATCCTGGATGGGAATGGCCAAGAGAACACGCTTTAGCATTAATTGGTACCTATGCATCCCTTTTATATTTAACACCAATTGTTGGTGGTTGGGTTGCAGATAAGATCACAGGTTATAAATGGGCAGTTATCATTGGTTGTTTTGTCATGATGCTAGGTCACGCATCTATGGTTTTTGAAACGCAATTTACTTTGTATTTAGGTCTAGCATTATTAGTTATTGGTACCGGTTTTTTCAAGCCGAATGTGACTTCAATGATTTCTGAAATGTATAAAGGCAAAGAGTCTAAAAAAGATGGAGCATACACCATATTTTATATGGGAGTAAATGCTGGAGCATTTTTTGGTATGATGCTTTGTGGTTATTTAGCAGAAAATATTGGATGGTCTTGGGGATTTGGTCTTGCAGGGATTTTTATGTTCTTAGGAATGTTACAATTCTGGTTAGCTAAAGACTTATTTGGACAAATTGGTGAAAAGCCTTCTAAAGTCTACGAAGTAGAATTGCCACAAAACATCAATGAAGTTAGTCCTACAGAACATAATCCAACAGAAGAAAAATTAAACCCTTTTACAGGAGTAGATAAAGTATTAATAGTGCTTTCTGCTTTAGGTGGAGTTTTATATTTATTTAATGATCCAATGTCTAAAGTTGGAAATGTGAATATGCTAGATTTTAGTATTGGAGGTTTAGACGGTTCTAACGTTACCATACTTACTGCACTTGTTTTATTTTTATATTTAATAATTACAAGAATTTCTAGATATTCAAAAATTATAAGAGACAAAATTATTGCGGTTTCTATTTTTGGAATTTTTACCGTATTTTTCTTTGCTGCTTTTGAGCAGTCTTTAGGGTCGATGACCATTTTTGCTAGAGATTACACAGATAGAGTTTTAGTAGGTTCCTCTGCAATGATATTTAAAATTGTAGATTTAATCTTAACAGTAGGGCCTTTAGCAATTATTACTTGGGTTCTGTATTTATTGTTTAAGAAAACATATTCTAAAATCCCATACTCTAACATTGTTTTAAGTTTAGCATTTGTTGCACTTTGGGGAATTGTTATTTGGAAAGTGAACAGAGAATTTAGCAAAGATGCTACAGAAGTGGGAGCATCTTGGTTTGGTATTTTAAACTCCTTCTTTATTATTACATTGGCTCCTCTATTTTCTAAATGGTGGGAAAGTAAATACAATCCTAGTGCTGCCATGAAATATGGCTTAGGACTAATACTTTTAGGTTTAGGATTTGGTGTTTTAGTAATGGGTACCATGGGAATTGAGCAAGGAGCACAAACAGCTTCTGTGAGTATGTTCTTTTTAATATTTGCATATGTATTCCATACTATGGGAGAACTTTGTATTTCGCCTGTTGGACTGTCGTATTTAAGTAAATTGGTGCCAGGAAGAATGATTGGTTTTATGTTTGGTATTTGGTATTTAGCCATTGCTATCGGACAAAAAGCAGCAGGAACCATGGGAGGAATGATTGATAAGATTTCGGAAGAACACGGTTTATCCACTTTCTTTTTAATATTTACACTAGTACCAATTGCTGTTGGTTTGGTATCGATCGTTTTAAACCCTATTCTTAAAAGATTAATGCATAACGTAAAATAA
- a CDS encoding peptide MFS transporter: MEYKFGGSAENQKTVLGHPAGLFVLFFTEMWERFSYYGMRALLVLFLVSTIIDGGWEWSRADALVLYGWYTGLVYLTPIIGGFIADKFMGYRRAVVLGAFIMTLGHASMALEGITSMFFYAGLTCLIIGNGFFKPNISSMVGQLYKTQGKEKDGGYTIFYMGINAGAFLGILLCGYIGENIGWHFGFGLAGVFMFLGMLQFYFTQKIFGKIGLSPKQSEDFEDVIEHSVEKLEHNIEEVIEEAESSKVVRDRMFVIGVFSLFVVFFWWAFEQAGGSMTVFAADYTDRALVGSAAMTFKIVNTIITVVPMLVITYVLAMLFKQTFSKYSLANILLGLSFVIIWIIVIWMLNREFQSDATEVPASWFSVLNSLFIILFAPLFSKLWESKLNPSGPVKFAIGLLLVGLGFGILAYGASAIPDGAKTASVSLIFLVGAYFLHTMGELCVSPVGLSYVSKLAPVKLVSLMFGIWFTANFFANLLGGFTGSYIDPISEKYGLSNFFLIFTVIPIAAAVIMLLLTPMLKRKMHGIE; encoded by the coding sequence ATGGAATATAAATTTGGAGGTTCTGCGGAGAATCAAAAAACAGTTTTAGGACATCCTGCTGGGTTGTTCGTGCTTTTCTTTACAGAAATGTGGGAGCGTTTTTCTTACTATGGAATGCGTGCTTTATTAGTACTGTTTTTAGTATCTACTATTATAGATGGTGGATGGGAATGGAGTAGAGCCGATGCATTAGTTCTTTATGGATGGTATACAGGACTCGTTTATTTAACCCCAATTATTGGTGGTTTTATAGCAGATAAATTTATGGGGTATCGAAGAGCTGTTGTGCTTGGAGCCTTTATTATGACCTTAGGTCATGCTTCCATGGCATTAGAAGGAATTACATCTATGTTTTTCTATGCTGGATTAACTTGTCTAATTATTGGAAACGGTTTTTTTAAACCAAATATTTCTTCCATGGTTGGTCAATTGTATAAAACACAAGGAAAAGAGAAAGATGGTGGTTATACCATTTTCTATATGGGAATTAATGCAGGCGCATTTTTAGGTATTCTTTTATGTGGTTACATTGGAGAAAATATAGGATGGCATTTTGGTTTTGGACTTGCTGGTGTTTTTATGTTTTTAGGAATGTTACAATTTTATTTCACTCAAAAAATATTTGGAAAAATTGGATTATCACCGAAACAATCGGAAGATTTTGAAGACGTAATAGAACATAGTGTTGAAAAATTAGAACATAACATTGAAGAAGTTATTGAAGAAGCAGAAAGCTCTAAAGTAGTAAGAGATAGAATGTTTGTAATTGGTGTCTTTTCTTTATTCGTCGTGTTTTTCTGGTGGGCTTTTGAACAAGCAGGTGGTTCTATGACCGTTTTTGCAGCAGATTATACAGATAGAGCTTTAGTTGGTAGTGCAGCGATGACTTTTAAAATCGTGAATACCATAATAACAGTAGTGCCAATGTTGGTAATTACCTATGTTTTAGCAATGCTGTTTAAACAAACATTTAGTAAATACTCTTTAGCAAATATATTATTAGGTTTAAGCTTCGTGATTATTTGGATAATTGTAATTTGGATGTTAAATAGAGAATTTCAATCGGATGCAACAGAAGTTCCTGCGTCATGGTTCTCTGTATTAAACTCTTTATTTATTATTTTGTTTGCACCATTGTTTTCTAAGCTTTGGGAAAGTAAATTAAATCCTTCAGGGCCAGTGAAGTTTGCAATAGGTTTACTATTAGTAGGTTTAGGATTTGGAATTTTAGCTTATGGAGCATCTGCAATTCCAGATGGAGCAAAAACAGCTTCTGTTAGTTTAATATTCTTAGTTGGTGCCTATTTCTTGCATACTATGGGAGAACTTTGTGTTTCACCAGTTGGGTTGTCATACGTTAGTAAATTAGCACCTGTTAAATTAGTGAGTTTAATGTTTGGTATTTGGTTTACTGCGAATTTCTTTGCCAACCTTTTAGGAGGTTTTACAGGAAGTTATATAGATCCAATTTCAGAAAAATATGGACTGTCCAATTTCTTTTTAATATTTACTGTAATTCCAATTGCAGCAGCTGTAATTATGTTACTGTTAACGCCTATGCTTAAAAGAAAAATGCACGGAATTGAATAA
- a CDS encoding S9 family peptidase — MRTFKFFLFSCLFITAISTTAQTKNISLEDIWNGSFRTERMDALHSMKNGQQYSVLNFDRTSRITTIDVYDYKTLSKVKTLVSSANLEAIPYFSDYTFSDDESKIVLATDVESIFRRSTLGKFYVYDTKNALVTLIAEEKIQEPTFSPDGTKVAYGLNNNLFVKDLNSGETKQITFDGEKNKIINGITDWVYEEEFGFVRAFEWNAASDRLAFIRFDETEVPEFSMDIYGSALYQTQQVFKYPKAGEKNAVVSLHLYDLKSNKASEVKLEKAYTDFYIPRIKWTNEANVLSAQYMNRHQDELDLWMIDAKKGKTDLVLAEKDKAYVDVTDNLTFLKDNSFIWTSEKDGYNHIYHYDKKGKLINQITKGNWEVTSYYGFDEKNDVIYYQSVENGSINRDVYKIDLNGNNKTRLTKSTGTNNASFSADFTYFINTFSNATTPPEYTLNNASTGDLVKSIKDNDALSKKVLAYTTSKKEFSTINVNGNDLNMWMIKPADFDANKEYPLFMYQYSGPGSQQVANRWNGANDYWYQHLAQQGYIIACVDGRGTGFKGADFKKVTQNELGKYEVEDQIEAAKQLGARSYIDASRIGIWGWSYGGFMSSNALFKGNDVFKMAIAVAPVTSWRFYDSIYTERYMTTPQENASGYDDNSPINHVDKLTGDFLLIHGTADDNVHVQNTMRMVEALVQADKQFEWMIYPDKNHGIYGGNTRLHLYKKMTNFINDKLGDKRLKK; from the coding sequence ATGCGAACTTTTAAATTCTTCCTATTTAGTTGCCTTTTTATAACTGCAATCTCTACAACAGCGCAAACTAAAAACATTTCACTTGAAGATATCTGGAATGGTTCTTTTAGAACCGAAAGAATGGATGCTTTGCATTCCATGAAAAACGGACAACAATACTCTGTTTTAAATTTTGATAGAACTTCAAGAATCACAACAATAGATGTTTACGATTATAAAACACTAAGTAAAGTGAAAACTCTAGTCAGTTCTGCTAACCTAGAAGCTATACCTTATTTTTCAGATTACACGTTTAGTGATGATGAAAGTAAGATTGTTTTAGCTACAGATGTGGAGTCTATTTTTAGAAGATCTACCCTAGGGAAGTTTTATGTGTATGATACTAAAAATGCTTTGGTAACTTTAATTGCTGAAGAAAAAATACAAGAACCAACCTTTTCACCAGATGGAACTAAGGTAGCTTATGGTTTAAATAATAATTTATTTGTTAAAGATTTGAATTCCGGTGAAACGAAACAAATCACTTTCGATGGCGAAAAAAATAAAATTATTAATGGTATTACCGACTGGGTTTATGAAGAAGAATTTGGATTTGTTCGCGCTTTTGAATGGAATGCGGCTAGTGATAGATTAGCGTTTATACGATTTGATGAAACGGAGGTTCCTGAATTTTCTATGGATATTTATGGATCGGCTTTATACCAAACACAGCAAGTTTTTAAATACCCAAAAGCAGGTGAAAAAAATGCTGTTGTTTCTTTGCATTTATACGATTTGAAATCGAATAAAGCTTCCGAAGTAAAATTAGAAAAAGCCTATACTGATTTTTATATTCCTAGAATAAAATGGACGAATGAAGCAAATGTCTTAAGTGCGCAATACATGAACAGGCATCAAGATGAATTAGATCTTTGGATGATTGATGCTAAAAAAGGTAAGACAGATTTAGTGTTAGCAGAAAAGGATAAAGCCTATGTAGATGTAACCGATAATCTTACTTTTTTAAAGGATAATAGCTTTATTTGGACGAGCGAAAAGGATGGGTATAACCACATTTATCATTATGATAAAAAAGGGAAACTTATCAATCAAATCACTAAAGGAAACTGGGAAGTAACCAGTTACTATGGTTTTGATGAAAAAAATGATGTTATATATTATCAGTCTGTAGAAAATGGTTCTATAAATCGAGATGTATATAAAATTGATTTAAACGGAAATAATAAAACAAGACTTACAAAAAGCACAGGAACAAATAATGCTTCGTTTAGTGCAGATTTTACATACTTCATCAATACGTTTTCTAACGCAACAACTCCGCCAGAATATACACTAAACAATGCCTCGACTGGAGATTTAGTGAAAAGTATAAAAGATAATGATGCACTTTCTAAAAAAGTATTAGCGTATACCACTTCTAAAAAGGAATTTTCAACCATTAATGTAAATGGTAACGATTTAAATATGTGGATGATTAAACCAGCAGATTTTGATGCGAATAAAGAATACCCATTATTTATGTATCAATATTCTGGACCAGGATCACAACAGGTTGCAAATCGTTGGAATGGTGCAAATGACTATTGGTACCAACATTTAGCACAACAAGGTTATATTATTGCTTGTGTAGATGGAAGAGGAACAGGTTTTAAAGGAGCCGACTTTAAAAAAGTAACGCAAAACGAATTGGGTAAATACGAAGTTGAAGACCAAATTGAAGCTGCTAAGCAATTAGGAGCAAGGTCTTATATTGATGCTTCTAGAATTGGAATCTGGGGTTGGAGTTATGGTGGTTTTATGAGTAGTAATGCATTGTTTAAAGGAAACGATGTCTTTAAAATGGCTATTGCTGTTGCTCCTGTAACTAGCTGGAGATTCTATGATTCTATTTATACCGAACGTTATATGACTACACCTCAAGAAAATGCAAGTGGTTATGATGACAACTCGCCAATAAATCATGTAGATAAATTAACAGGAGATTTTCTTTTAATTCACGGTACAGCGGATGATAACGTGCATGTGCAAAACACCATGCGAATGGTAGAAGCTTTGGTACAAGCCGATAAGCAGTTTGAGTGGATGATTTATCCAGATAAAAATCACGGTATTTATGGTGGTAACACCAGATTGCATTTGTATAAAAAAATGACAAACTTTATTAACGATAAGCTTGGAGATAAAAGACTTAAGAAATAA